In the genome of Raphanus sativus cultivar WK10039 chromosome 4, ASM80110v3, whole genome shotgun sequence, one region contains:
- the LOC108854353 gene encoding LOW QUALITY PROTEIN: uncharacterized protein LOC108854353 (The sequence of the model RefSeq protein was modified relative to this genomic sequence to represent the inferred CDS: inserted 1 base in 1 codon) yields the protein MQPNLFPFLFNGGADLNGFERSRLFXLLSSQGHGGGTMDFSKVGEKFLSSVKSAKSLGLLPSSSFSDRPEIPARATAAAAVARALAGLPPDQRLSISSTATELSSIYGNNMPPPQLVEELEEGFYQEDFDPVRHILENIPDDQSELAYFEKQATLRLVQLDSVAEDLSHHVMEHHEVMVKGMNLVRELEKDLKVANVICKNGRRNLTSSMNEASRDLIVHTHSKKKQALLDMLPILTDLRYARVMQSSLEDLVDEGNYCKAFQVLSEYLQLLDSLSEFSAIQEMTRGVEVWLGRTLHKLDSLLLGVCQEFKEDSYVMVLDAYALIGDVSGLAEKIQSFFMQEVISETHSVLKTVVGEDSSAATQVSRLTYSDLCLQTPESKFRQCLLRTLAVLFQLIYSYHEIMSFAPEKKGKASELEQVESYISTSSASTQKIGSVSDTSCVPQDGGLSSAMSSESVPTISAEESSGRETSSPIKQASNSTKGDSRDFGDTASNGESPWYYLRKESAALVSETLQRGRRNLWQLTTSRVSVLLSSPAASSTSMHQFLKNYEDLSVFILAGEAFCGFEVVDFREKLKGVCENYFTAFHRQSMHALKMVLEKETWTKLPPGTVQAINFAGLVGDGAPLIMSSRSASGFSRFPHSNKSNDSIDLSGNRSGFSYWLKSGNPFSVKLTYYREDQDYSSVNGAASRDFDGDDRTQEDVVNPKIRDAKRINGGSPVSGDENEDLHADYIDEDSQLPRRSFTRSVSRSSSSHISTNDDFTAQTGSSLCLLRSMDKYARLMQKLEIVNVEFFKGICQLFGVFFYFVYQVFGQENTTSGGKGVADSSNHRLKSCLSRISQECEQWINPQFSSSPSSFPNTVHSLADVTPASPIKASVSGTSFSLKERCAAADTVSLVARTLHKSKAHLQSMLMSRNGSLVEDFFGQLVGSVPELTEHLHRTTARILLHVNGYVDRIANSKWEVKELGVEHNGYVDLMLGEFKHYKTRLAHGGIQQEVQNLLLQYGVEIFAEMLVEGFSRIKRCTDEGRALMSLDIQVLINGLQHFVPTKVKPKLQIVETFIKAYYLPETEYVHWARAHPEYTKAQVIGLVNLVATMKSWKRKTRLEVVEKIESAAA from the exons ATGCAGCCTAATCTGTTCCCATTCCTCTTCAATGGCGGCGCCGATCTAAACGGCTTCGAGCGCTCAAGGCTTT TCTTATTATCATCCCAAGGCCACGGAGGAGGCACCATGGATTTCTCCAAAGTCGGCGAAAAATTCCTCAGCTCTGTCAAGTCCGCTAAATCACTCGGACTCCtaccttcttcttccttctctgaTCGCCCTGAG ATTCCGGCACGTGCTACGGCTGCAGCTGCTGTTGCTCGTGCTTTGGCTGGGCTTCCTCCTGATCAGAGATTGAGTATTTCTTCTACTGCCACTGAGCTTAGCTCTATTTATGGTAACAACATGCCTCCTCCTCAACTAGTCGAAGAGCTTGAAGAAGGCTTCTATCAAGAG GACTTTGATCCAGTAAGGCATATTCTGGAGAATATTCCGGATGATCAAAGTGAACTTGCTTATTTTGAGAAGCAG GCCACCCTGAGGTTGGTGCAGCTAGATAGCGTGGCAGAAGATCTGTCTCATCATGTTATGGAGCATCATGAAGTAATGG TGAAGGGGATGAATCTGGTTAGAGAATTGGAAAAAGATTTAAAGGTTGCAAATGTCATCTGCAAG AACGGAAGACGGAATTTGACTTCTTCCATGAATGAGGCTTCAAGAGATCTTATTGTACACACTCATTCCAAAAAGAAGCAAGCTCTTCTG GACATGCTTCCTATATTAACCGATCTTCGCTATGCAAGAGTAATGCAGTCAAGTCTTGAAGACCTTGTTGATGAAGGAAACTATTGCAAG GCATTTCAAGTTTTATCTGAGTACTTACAGCTTCTTGACAGTCTATCCGAGTTTTCAGCAATCCAAGAGATGACCCGTGGTGTTGAG GTTTGGTTAGGAAGAACTCTTCATAAGCTGGATTCACTTTTGTTGGGCGTTTGCCAAGAGTTCAAAGAAGATAGTTATGTAATG GTCCTTGACGCTTATGCACTGATCGGTGATGTTTCTGGTCTCGCCGAGAAGATACAGAGCTTCTTTATGCAAGAAGTTATCTCAGAAACGCACTCAGTGCTAAAGACCGTTGTTGGGGAG gataGCAGTGCTGCCACCCAAGTTAGTAG ACTTACATACAGCGATCTATGTCTTCAGACACCAGAATCCAAGTTTAGGCAATGTCTTTTGAGAACACTAGCTGTGCTATTTCAGTTAATATATTCGTACCATGAGATAATGAGTTTCGCTCCCGAAAAGAAG GGCAAAGCTTCTGAACTGGAACAAGTAGAAAGCTATATCTCAACAAGTTCTGCATCAACTCAAAAGATTGGTTCAGTGTCAGACACTTCTTGCGTCCCACAGGATGGTGGTCTCTCTTCAGCCATGAGTTCAGAAAGCGTACCTACCATTTCTGCTGAAGAGTCTAGTGGAAGAGAAACCTCCAGTCCAATAAAGCAAGCGTCTAATAGTACAAAAGGCGACTCTAGGGATTTTGGAGATACAGCATCTAATGGAGAGTCACCATGGTACTATCTACGAAAAGAGAGTGCTGCTCTTGTTTCAGAAACTCTGCAAAGAGGACGCAGAAATCTCTGGCAACTGACAACAAGCCGTGTGTCAGTTTTGCTCTCATCCCCAGCTGCTTCTTCAACAAGTATGCATCAGTTCCTAAAAAATTATGAAGACCTGAGCGTCTTTATCCTTGCTGGGGAAGCATTCTGTGGATTTGAAGTTGTTGATTTTAGGGAGAAGCTAAAGGGTGTATGCGAAAATTATTTCACTGCATTCCATAGGCAAAGCATGCAT GCGCTCAAAATGGTCCTGGAGAAGGAGACGTGGACGAAACTGCCACCTGGTACTGTGCAAGCTATTAATTTTGCCGGTCTTGTAGGGGATGGGGCTCCCCTAATTATGTCTTCCCGAAGTGCCTCTGGTTTTTCCAGATTCCCTCACTCCAATAAGTCAAATGACTCGATTGATCTTAGTGGAAACAGGAGTGGATTCTCATATTGGTTGAAAAGTGGAAACCCTTTCTCAGTAAAGTTAACTTACTACAGAGAAGATCAAGACTACTCCTCTGTCAATGGAGCTGCCTCTAGAGATTTTGATGGGGATGATCGTACTCAAGAGGACGTTGTAAATCCCAAGATAAGAGATGCAAAACGCATAAACGGAGGTAGTCCTGTTTCGGGAGATGAAAACGAAGACCTTCATGCTGACTATATCGACGAGGATAGTCAGCTTCCAAGACGAAGTTTTACACGTAGTGTATCAAGGAGTTCTTCTTCACATATCAGTACTAATGATGATTTTACAGCGCAAACAGGATCCTCGCTTTGTCTTCTAAG GTCAATGGATAAGTACGCGAGGCTTATGCAGAAACTTGAAATTGTTAATGTCGAATTCTTTAAG GGAATATGCCAATTGTTTGGGGTCTTTTTCTATTTCGTGTATCAAGTTTTTGGTCAAGAGAATACGACGTCAGGTGGAAAAGGAGTTGCCGACTCTTCCAATC ATCGTTTGAAAAGCTGCTTATCCCGGATATCACAAGAGTGTGAGCAATGGATAAACCCTCAGTtttcatcatcaccatcttccTTCCCCAACACAGTTCATAGTCTTGCGGACGTGACTCCAGCTAGTCCCATAAAAGCATCTGTATCAGGCACATCTTTTAGTCTCAAG GAAAGATGTGCTGCAGCGGACACTGTTTCTCTTGTGGCCCGAACACTGCATAAATCAAAAGCTCATCTCCAGTCTATGCTTATGTCAAGAAATGGCTCTTTGGTTGAAGACTTCTTTGGTCAACTG GTTGGTTCCGTACCTGAACTGACAGAGCATTTACATAGGACAACTGCAAGGATACTGCTGCACGTTAATGG ATATGTTGACCGGATTGCTAATTCTAAATGGGAAGTCAAGGAGCTTGGAGTGGAGCATAATGG GTATGTTGATTTGATGCTGGGGGAATTCAAACACTACAAAACAAGGCTTGCTCATGGAGGAATCCAACAGGAG GTCCAGAATCTCCTACTGCAATATGGAGTTGAAATATTTGCGGAGATGCTGGTCGAAGGGTTCTCTCGAATAAAAAGATGTACTGATGAAGGACGTGCTCTCATGTCATTAGATATTCAG GTCCTAATAAACGGGCTACAGCACTTTGTGCCAACAAAGGTTAAGCCAAAGTTACAGATAGTCGAAACATTTATCAAG GCATACTATCTGCCAGAGACGGAATATGTCCACTGGGCAAGGGCTCATCCG GAATATACGAAAGCACAGGTCATTGGACTGGTGAATTTAGTAGCCACCATGAAAAGCTGGAAGAGGAAAACGCGACTAGAAGTTGTGGAGAAGATTGAATCAGCTGCTGCGTAG
- the LOC108848595 gene encoding serine carboxypeptidase-like 51: MKRSVAQLVILCLMVSCTNGETKAVRSNSDGSEAWGYVEVRPKAHMFWWHYKSPYRVEDPSKPWPIILWLQGGPGASGVGIGNFQEVGPLDTFLKPRNSTWLKKADLLFVDSPVGAGYSFVEEKELYVKSDEEAAKDLTTLLQQLFNKNQILNQSPLYIVAESYGGKIAVKLGLSVINAVQSGKLKLHLGGVVLGDSWISPEDFVFSWGPLLNYVSRLDYNGMELSNSLAEKIRKQLKNGEYVAATETWMELESIISLHSNSVDFYNFMLDSGMDPLSLTTSEETRKENRILKKYSRYLNDLRSVNSVDEGDLDTLMNGVIKKKLKIIPKDLVWGNNSGNVFTAMQSDFMRSTIEGVDELLAKGIDVTIYNGQLDVICSTSGTEAWVRKLKWEGLQEFTKMEREPLYCENDRTTTRGFTKSFKNLHFYWILGAGHFVPVDEPCVALKMVGDTTKSPQL, from the exons ATGAAGAGATCAGTTGCACAACTGGTGATTTTGTGTCTGATGGTATCATGTACCAATGGAGAAACCAAGGCTGTTAGAAGCAACTCCGATGGATCAGAAGCTTGGGGATACGTCGAAGTTAGACCAA AAGCACACATGTTTTGGTGGCATTACAAAAGTCCGTATAGAGTTGAAGATCCTTCTAAGCCATGGCCTATTATCCTCTGGCTCCAAGGTGGACCT GGAGCTTCAGGAGTCGGAATAGGGAATTTTCAGGAGGTTGGTCCATTAGATACATTTCTCAAGCCCAGAAATTCTACTTGGTTGAAGAAAGCTGATCTCTTGTTTGTG GATAGTCCAGTTGGGGCAGGGTACAGTTTCGTAGAAGAGAAGGAATTGTATGTGAAAAGTGATGAAGAAGCAGCAAAGGACTTGACCACACTCTTGCAACAACTCTTCAACAAAAATCAGATTCTGAACCAAAGCCCCCTATACATTGTTGCTGAATCTTATGGAGGTAAAATAGCGGTTAAGCTCGGTTTATCCGTTATCAATGCGGTTCAATCTGGCAAACTGAAGCTTCATCTTGGAG GGGTGGTTTTGGGAGATAGTTGGATATCCCCTGAAGACTTTGTG TTTTCATGGGGACCTCTTCTCAACTATGTGTCAAGACTTGATTATAACGGGATGGAGCTGTCTAATAG CTTAGCTGAGAAGATTAGAAAACAACTCAAGAATGGTGAATACGTTGCAGCCACGGAAACGTGGATGGAACTCGAATCCATTATTAGCCTCCACTCCAACTCCGTC gatttttacaattttatgcTGGATTCTGGCATGGACCCTCTCTCGCTTACAACGAGCgaagaaacaagaaaagaaaatagaatattaaaGAAGTATTCGAGATATTTAAATGATTTGAGAAGTGTGAATAGTGTTGATGAAGGAGACCTCGATACATTGATGAATGGTGTTATCaaaaagaagctcaagattatTCCTAAAGACCTCGT ATGGGGGAACAATTCGGGTAATGTGTTTACAGCGATGCAATCTGATTTTATGAGATCCACAATCGAAGGC GTCGATGAACTTCTTGCCAAGGGAATAGATGTGACCATCTACAATGGACAA CTTGATGTTATCTGCTCAACAAGTGGTACTGAAGCATGGGTTCGCAAGCTCAA GTGGGAGGGGCTACAAGAGTTTACGAAGATGGAAAGAGAGCCACTATATTGTGAAAATGATAGAACAACAACAAGAGGATTCACCAAATCATTCAAAAATCTCCATTTCTACTGGATTCTTGGAGCTGGTCATTTT GTACCAGTGGATGAGCCATGCGTTGCATTAAAAATGGTTGGAGATACAACGAAGTCACCACAGCTTTGA
- the LOC108854565 gene encoding protein RGF1 INDUCIBLE TRANSCRIPTION FACTOR 1 isoform X2, which translates to MEEPKWLEGLLRTKFFNICPRHRETPRNECNMFCLSCQNAPFCIYCRSSLHIDHPILQIRRSSYHDVVRLSEIEKVMDIREVQTYVINNARVLFINERPQPKNSSHGATSSTTKTISYFCETCCRTLLDPFRFCSLGCKVEGMRKNKEDEEERLRKERQQETHKGTHPPTHASNSRRRKGIPHRAPFAS; encoded by the exons ATGGAGGAGCCGAAATGGTTGGAAGGTCTCTTAAGAACAAAGTTCTTCAACATTTGCCCTCGTCACCGCGAGACACCGCGAAATGAATGCAACATGTTCTGTCTCTCTTGTCAAAACGCTCCGTTCTGTATCTATTGCCGCTCCTCTCTCCACATTGATCATCCCATCCTTCAG ATAAGAAGATCGTCGTATCATGATGTGGTTAGACTATCGGAGATAGAGAAGGTAATGGACATAAGAGAAGTGCAGACTTATGTCATCAATAACGCGAGGGTTCTCTTCATAAACGAGAGACCTCAGCCTAAGAATTCATCTCATGGCGCCACTTCCTCCACCACCAAAACCATCTCCTACTTCTGTGAGACTTGTTGCAGAACCCTTCTTGATCCCTTTCGCTTCTGTTCCTTGGGTTGCAAG GTTGAAGGAATGAGGAAGAataaggaagatgaagaagaaagattgcGTAAAGAAAGACAACAAGAAACGCACAAAGGCACGCATCCTCCAACTCATGCTTCTAATTCTAGGCGACGAAAAGGCATTCCTCATAGAGCTCCTTTTGCCTCCTAA
- the LOC108854565 gene encoding protein RGF1 INDUCIBLE TRANSCRIPTION FACTOR 1 isoform X1, with product MEEPKWLEGLLRTKFFNICPRHRETPRNECNMFCLSCQNAPFCIYCRSSLHIDHPILQIRRSSYHDVVRLSEIEKVMDIREVQTYVINNARVLFINERPQPKNSSHGATSSTTKTISYFCETCCRTLLDPFRFCSLGCKKCQVEGMRKNKEDEEERLRKERQQETHKGTHPPTHASNSRRRKGIPHRAPFAS from the exons ATGGAGGAGCCGAAATGGTTGGAAGGTCTCTTAAGAACAAAGTTCTTCAACATTTGCCCTCGTCACCGCGAGACACCGCGAAATGAATGCAACATGTTCTGTCTCTCTTGTCAAAACGCTCCGTTCTGTATCTATTGCCGCTCCTCTCTCCACATTGATCATCCCATCCTTCAG ATAAGAAGATCGTCGTATCATGATGTGGTTAGACTATCGGAGATAGAGAAGGTAATGGACATAAGAGAAGTGCAGACTTATGTCATCAATAACGCGAGGGTTCTCTTCATAAACGAGAGACCTCAGCCTAAGAATTCATCTCATGGCGCCACTTCCTCCACCACCAAAACCATCTCCTACTTCTGTGAGACTTGTTGCAGAACCCTTCTTGATCCCTTTCGCTTCTGTTCCTTGGGTTGCAAG AAATGTCAGGTTGAAGGAATGAGGAAGAataaggaagatgaagaagaaagattgcGTAAAGAAAGACAACAAGAAACGCACAAAGGCACGCATCCTCCAACTCATGCTTCTAATTCTAGGCGACGAAAAGGCATTCCTCATAGAGCTCCTTTTGCCTCCTAA
- the LOC108854567 gene encoding cyclin-dependent kinases regulatory subunit 2-like — MGQIEYSDKYFDDTYEYRHVVLPPEVAKLLPKNRILSESEWRGIGVQQSRGWVHYAIHRPEPHIMLFKRTLNYQPPTTIPIPKH; from the exons ATGGGACAGATCGAGTACTCTGACAAATACTTCGATGATACTTACGAGTACAG GCACGTGGTACTTCCTCCGGAGGTAGCTAAGCTTCTACCTAAGAATCGTATCCTCTCCGAA AGTGAATGGCGGGGTATAGGAGTGCAGCAAAGCCGTGGATGGGTCCATTACGCTATTCATCGCCCTGAGCCACACATCATGCTCTTCAAGCGGACTCTCAACTACCAACCTCCTACAACTATTCCCATTCCCAAGCACTAG
- the LOC108854564 gene encoding uncharacterized protein LOC108854564, with translation MAKGTSTATGETMVRTGCKRELQFMLKSQSEICGGESLGRTRGSQSKSSSADSKRPHGRCLRSALKKMRLEVAMSDSVEEEGDDEEEEKSDVVDDVDEGGGKVGVFSEETESEKIESNDDVVMMNEEDRSKGVTTEVEVAEKECSSVVVVRREIVMACPAGFSEFAKLTSRSCHANKLESGLGYKRPGRRLTRSMLKSEASDMNSEKEAGCVADGGEDHINEEAKDSCAAGGSKSAASGGEDHVIQEREAKDIEGSKSEANGDEDHVNQEREAKDTDGGKSEPNGDKDHINQEREAKDSCVDASTLVVCGKEEELHEKTSVVDPCHVDKKAMSDVVDKSLRRLTRSLVKETSDLDDPDLENIEPSDLGKVAVHASDVRMDVFQSSPVTTPNKRGRPKKFIRDFPKKLKDLLDSGILEGLTVYYVRGAKMREAGARGLKGVITGSGIMCFCGDCKGVQVVSAAVFEQHASSANKRPPEYILLESGCTLRDVMNAFKETPFEALEERLRVLVGPDFKKSSLCFICQGPMVEPCETESLFLCKSCLERKEPEPHSSPSKENALNGFSSPCVVKKSIPSRPMSTPRQSTRREQPTKKSPELGVVSGTKSSESKSSAIKSNSHGKITRKDVRLHKLVFEDDILPDGTEVGYFLAGKKMLVGYKKGFGILCSCCDKVVSPSTFEAHAGCGSRRKPFHQIYTTNGVSLHELSVALTMDQKFSVRENDDLCSICKDGGELLCCDTCPRSYHIECAYLPSLPSERWSCKYCVNMIEREKFVENNPNAVAAGRVRGVDAIAQITTRCIRIVSSLVSELPSVCVLCRGHSFCRLGFNARTVIICDQCEKEFHVGCLKEHNIADLKELPEDKWFCSHGCENINTSLGSLIVRGEEKLSYGSLKKKQNPNEESCPDDNTTPDIRWRVLSGKLTSSDDTNTKALLGKALSILHERFDPISESGSRGDLIPAMLYGRKAKGQDFSGMYCTMLTVDGVIVSVGIFRVFGSELAELPLVATSRDCQGQGYFQCLFDCIERLLGSLNVKYLVLPAADEAKSIWTDKFGFTKMTEEEMKEYRKDFSVMVFHGTSMLRKTVPALSKPENDSMEQ, from the exons ATGGCGAAAGGTACATCCACAGCCACGGGAGAGACTATGGTTCGCACAGGCTGCAAGAGAGAATTGCAATTCATGTTGAAATCACAGTCCGAGATCTGTGGAGGCGAGTCTCTAGGCCGCACCCGCGGAAGCCAAAGCAAAAGCAGCAGCGCCGATTCAAAGAGACCACACGGCCGTTGTCTCCGTTCCGCGTTGAAGAAGATGCGCCTCGAGGTTGCAATGTCTGATTCTGTAGAGGAGGAAGGagatgatgaggaggaggagaagagcgACGTtgttgatgatgttgatgaagGAGGAGGGAAGGTGGGGGTGTTTAGTGAGGAGACTGAGTCGGAGAAGATTGAGAGTAATGATGATGTGGTGATGATGAATGAAGAAGACCGCTCAAAGGGCGTAACAACGGAAGTTGAAGTGGCTGAGAAGGAGTGTTCGAGTGTTGTGGTGGTGAGGAGAGAGATTGTTATGGCGTGTCCTGCTGGTTTTAGCGAGTTTGCGAAGCTGACTTCGAGATCTTGCCATGCTAATAAGTTGGAAAGTGGTTTGGGTTATAAAAGACCTGGCAGGAGGTTGACACGCTCTATGTTGAAGTCTGAGGCTAGTGATATGAATTCGGAGAAGGAAGCTGGTTGTGTTGCTGATGGTGGTGAAGATCATATAAATGAAGAAGCTAAAGATAGCTGTGCTGCTGGAGGTAGCAAATCTGCGGCTAGTGGTGGTGAAGATCATGTAATTCAAGAAAGGGAAGCTAAAGATATTGAAGGTAGCAAATCTGAGGCCAATGGTGATGAAGATCATGTAAATCAAGAAAGGGAGGCTAAAGATACTGATGGTGGCAAATCTGAACCTAATGGTGACAAAGATCATATAAATCAAGAAAGGGAAGCTAAAGATAGTTGTGTTGATGCTTCTACTTTAGTGGTATGTGGGAAAGAGGAGGAGCTTCATGAGAAAACTAGTGTGGTGGATCCATGCCATGTCGATAAGAAGGCAATGAGTGATGTGGTAGATAAGTCTTTGAGGAGGCTAACCAGGTCATTAGTCAAAGAAACAAGTGATTTAGACGATCCTGATTTGGAGAATATCGAACCATCAGACTTGGGGAAAGTAGCTGTGCATGCCAGTGATGTCAGAATGGATGTTTTTCAAAGCTCTCCAGTTACAACTCCCAACAAGCGTGGACGGCCCAAGAAGTTTATCCGGGATTTCCCGAAAAAGCTGAAAGATCTTCTCGATTCTGGAATACTTGAGGGACTAACTGTGTACTATGTTCGAGGCGCAAAG ATGAGAGAAGCAGGGGCTAGGGGGCTTAAAGGAGTAATAACAGGATCTGGCATTATGTGCTTCTGTGGTGACTGCAAAGGAGTTCAG GTCGTAAGTGCCGCCGTGTTCGAGCAGCATGCTTCTAGCGCTAACAAGCGCCCACCAGAGTATATCTTACTGGAGTCTGGATGCACACTTCGTGACGTCATGAATGCGTTCAAGGAAACTCCCTTTGAAGCTCTAGAAGAAAGACTTCGTGTGTTAGTTGGACCAGATTTCAAGAAATCTAGCTTGTGTTTTATCTGCCAAG GTCCAATGGTTGAGCCTTGTGAAACAGAGTCATTATTTTTGTGCAAATCGTGTTTGGAGAGAAAGGAGCCAGAACCCCATTCCAGTCCGTCTAAAGAAAATGCTCTTAATGG ATTTTCTAGCCCATGTGTGGTTAAGAAATCTATCCCCAGTAGGCCAATGTCTACTCCTCGCCAAAGTACCAGGCGTGAACAACCAACCAAAAA GTCACCTGAGCTAGGTGTGGTTTCAGGAACTAAATCGAGTGAGTCAAAATCCAGCGCAATCAAAAGCAACAGCCATGGGAAAATAACCAGAAA GGATGTACGGCTGCATAAACTTGTTTTTGAGGATGATATACTGCCAGATGGGACCGAAGTGGGATATTTTCTCGCTGGAAAG AAAATGCTTGTCGGCTATAAGAAGGGATTTGGGATACTCTGTTCTTGTTGTGACAAAGTG GTCAGTCCTTCAACTTTTGAGGCGCATGCTGGCTGTGGAAGTCGTCGGAAGCC GTTTCATCAAATTTATACAACCAATGGCGTATCTCTTCATGAACTCTCAGTAGCACTAACAATGGACCAGAAGTTTTCTGTACGTGAAAATGATGATCTTTGCAGTATCTGTAAGGATGGGGGTGAACTCTTGTGTTGTGATACCTGTCCAAGATCATATCATATAG AATGTGCTTATTTACCAAGCCTTCCGAGTGAGAGGTGGTCCTGCAAATATTGTGTGAATatgattgagagagagaagttCGTGGAGAACAATCCCAACGCCGTTGCAGCTGGTAGAGTTCGTGGAGTTGATGCAATAGCTCAGATCACAACAAGATGCATTCGAATTGTCAGCTCCCTTGTGAGTGAGCTCCCAAGCGTATGCGTGTTATGCAG AGGCCATAGTTTTTGCAGGTTGGGCTTTAATGCTCGCACTGTGATAATCTGTGATCAG TGTGAAAAGGAGTTCCATGTTGGCTGTTTGAAAGAACATAACATTGCTGATCTCAAG GAGCTACCTGAAGATAAATGGTTCTGTTCCCATGGGTGCGAAAATATCAACACTTCATTAGGCAGTTTGATAGTTCGAGGAGAGGAGAAGCTTAGTTACGGCTCGCTAAAGAAGAAGCAAAATCCTAATGAAGAAAGCTGTCCAGATGACAATACAACTCCAGACATAAGATGGAGGGTCCTTAGTGGAAAGTTGACCTCTTCGGATGATACAAATACGAAAGCGTTGCTTGGGAAGGCACTCTCTATTCTCCAT GAGCGGTTTGATCCCATCAGTGAATCTGGGAGCAGGGGAGATCTCATTCCAGCCATGTTGTATGG AAGGAAAGCAAAAGGCCAAGATTTTAGCGGCATGTACTGCACCATGTTGACTGTGGA TGGGGTGATTGTTTCCGTGGGAATCTTTAGGGTTTTTGGGTCTGAGCTTGCTGAACTCCCTCTGGTTGCTACCAGCCGAGATTGTCAAGGCCAG GGTTACTTCCAATGTCTGTTTGATTGCATTGAGAGGCTACTTGGGTCCCTGAACGTGAAATATCTCGTGCTACCAGCAGCAGATGAAGCCAAATCGATATGGACTGACAAATTCGGGTTCACCAAAATGACCGAAGAGGAG ATGAAAGAATACAGAAAAGACTTCTCGGTGATGGTCTTTCATGGAACATCTATGCTGAGAAAGACGGTACCTGCCTTGAGTAAACCTGAGAATGACAGTATGGAGCAGTGA